GGAATCAGCCTTCGCGATCTCGAACCCGGCGATGCGGGTTGGGTGACGATGCGCCATGGCGAGCTCTACTGGACGGACGAAGGCTACGACATCGCGTTCGAGGCGCTGGTGGCCGGTATCCTGTCGGAGTTCATCCGCGACCGCCGCCCGCCCGAGCGGGCATGGATCGCGACGGATGACGACGGGCGACGCGTGGGATGCGTATTCACGACGCGCCCGGCCGCCGACACCGCCAAGCTGCGCATGTTCCTCGTCGAGCCCGAGATGCGTGGAACGGGACTGGCGCAGCACCTTCTGGATACGCTGATCTCCCATGCCCGCGACACCGGTGCGGTGCGGGTCGTCCTCTGGACCCACGAGAGCCACCGCGCGGCGGGAAAGCTCTATCGTCGCAACGGGTTCCGTCTTCTGGACGAGACGCCGGTGGTGGCCTTCGGGCAGCCCACGCTCGAGCAGAACTGGGTGCTGGACCTCTGACGGCGCAGGGCGCCGCGGACGTCGCGACGGGCGCGCGCTCCGGGCTTGCACGAGCGCCGAGGGAGCGTTATTGCCGCGCCCAGTGCCGCCGTAGCTCAGTTGGTTAGAGCGCCTGATTGTGGATCAGGAGGTCCCCCGTTCGAGCCGGGGCGGTGGTACCACCTCTTTCCGATGCGCACCGACACGCGACGCCTCAGGCGTCCGGCAGATGCGTCGCGAGGAGCTTCGCCACAGGAACGCGCGCCCGCAGCTTCGCCGCGATCAGAAACAGCCCCGCCAGCTTTCGTTGCAGGAACAGCGCGTCGATCGGCAGGGGCGGCGGGACGAACCCGCTCTCGCCCAGCGCGAGGCCCTCGGCGCGCAGCCGCTGCATGATGGCGCGATCGCCGAAATCGTAGGTTTCGCCCCGAAGCGGAGCGAACACCATCTCCATCATGACGCGGATGCGGGCAGCGTCGGCAGGCGCGGTCTCCGCGTCGTAGAAGCCGATCCGCCGGGCCACGGCATCGACCCGCTCCGCGTTGCCCGCCAGCCCCGCGCGCATCAGGTCGGCATAATCGGCGACGATGCCGGGTTGGAGGGCCCGCGTCGCCCCGAAATCCAGGAGGATCAGCCGATCCGCGGCCGCATTGTAGCGGTAATTGGCGAGGTTCGGGTCCGTCTGTATCAGCCCGAATTCGAAGAGCTCCCGCAGAAGAAGCGCGATGAGCCGCGTCGCGACCCGGTCGCGCGTCGTCTGGTCCGCCGTCTCGAGCGCGTCGAGCGGCGCCCCGTCGAGATAGGTCATCGTCAGGATGCGCGGCGTACTCCACTCCG
This portion of the uncultured Jannaschia sp. genome encodes:
- a CDS encoding GNAT family N-acetyltransferase, coding for MDGISLRDLEPGDAGWVTMRHGELYWTDEGYDIAFEALVAGILSEFIRDRRPPERAWIATDDDGRRVGCVFTTRPAADTAKLRMFLVEPEMRGTGLAQHLLDTLISHARDTGAVRVVLWTHESHRAAGKLYRRNGFRLLDETPVVAFGQPTLEQNWVLDL